From Candidatus Manganitrophus morganii, the proteins below share one genomic window:
- a CDS encoding type II toxin-antitoxin system HicA family toxin, protein MKRAGWIVSRRRGSHVMMTKPGNQYTLSIPQHDELGPGLLRKLIRQAGITVEEFNQF, encoded by the coding sequence TTGAAACGCGCAGGATGGATCGTCTCCCGCAGACGCGGCTCTCATGTCATGATGACCAAACCTGGAAATCAATATACCCTTTCTATCCCCCAGCACGATGAGCTCGGGCCGGGCCTCTTAAGAAAACTGATCCGTCAAGCAGGAATCACCGTCGAAGAATTCAATCAGTTCTAA
- a CDS encoding type II toxin-antitoxin system HicB family antitoxin: MKLHVVIEKDEAGYYVAEVPALPGCISQGKTREEAIANVKEAIEGWLEVMEAKREFDPSRVVEVVV, from the coding sequence ATGAAATTGCATGTTGTTATTGAGAAGGATGAGGCGGGATATTATGTCGCTGAAGTTCCGGCCTTGCCGGGATGTATCTCTCAAGGAAAGACGCGTGAGGAAGCGATTGCCAATGTCAAGGAAGCAATTGAAGGTTGGCTGGAGGTGATGGAGGCCAAACGCGAGTTCGATCCGTCCAGGGTGGTCGAGGTTGTTGTCTGA